AATAGGGCTTGAACTACCTTTTTCTATGAAAATGAATCAATTATTGTTTGAAAGTTCATCATTTGTCACATATGAAGGGTTGGTTAATCAATTATGAGTTTAAATATGAATAATGTGAGTTATATTTACCAACCTAAAACACCATATGAGTTCAAGGCTTTAAATAATATTTCACTTAGATTTAAACAAGGCCATTATTATGCCATTGTGGGACAAACTGGTAGTGGCAAATCAACATTGATTCAACATATAAATGCGCTTCTAAAACCTACAAGTGGTTCAATAGATTTTAATGAAAAGCATATAGACAGTAAAACAAAAGATAAGTTTTTAAGACCCATACGTAAACATGTAGGTATGGTATTCCAGTTTCCAGAATCACAGCTTTTTGAAGATACTGTAGAAAAGGAAATTGAATTTGGACCGAAAAATTTCAACATGAATGTACAAGAAGTGAAAAATAATGCTTTTGATATGTTATTAGAACTTGGTTTTTCACGAAATGTCATGTCTCTATCACCGTTTCAAATGTCGGGTGGTCAAATGAGAAAATTAGCATTAGTTTCTATTTTAGCTATGGATCCAGATATTATCGTTGTCGATGAGCCAACAGCAGGTTTAGACCCTAAAAGTAAACATCAAGTTATGACTTTACTAAAAAAATTACAATTAGAGCAGCATAAGACAATTATACTAGTGACTCATGATATGAATGATGTTGCTAAATACGCTGAAGAAATCATTGTAATGCAAAAAGGTGAGGTACAGGCAATTGAAAATCCTAGAACGCTTTTTAGTCAACCTGACATACTTAAACAATGGCATATCACCTTACCGGATGTTGTTTGTTTACAAAAAGACTTTGAAACAAAATATCAGACAAAATTACCATCCACTGCTTTAACAGAGGAAGAATTCGCTGAGTTGTACAGGGAGTGGCAAAATGAAAAATAAATTAATAATTGGACGATATCTTCCTAGCAATTCATTTATACACCATTTAGATCCAAGATCAAAACTCATATTTGTGTTCGTTTTTATTATTTTTATCTTTTTATGCCATTCCTTTGGTACGTATGCATGGTTGTTTATATTGATTTTATTAATTGTGAGAATGGCTAAAATTAATTTTATGTTTTTAATTAAAGGATTAACACCAATATTTGTCTTTTTAATATTTACATTTTTAATGCACGTATTTTTTACAAAAGGTGGAACAATCCTTTTACATTGGCACTTTATATCTATTGAAAGTAATGGGATTTTAGAAGGCGTTTATATTTCTTTACGTTTAATCTTTATTGTTATGATAGCGACTGTAATGACGCTTTCAACAAGTCCTATTGATTTGACAGATGCGTTTGAAAAATTATTAACACCTTTAAAATGGTTGAAGCTACCTGTACATCAATTAAGTATGATGATGTCTATCGCATTAAGATTTATACCAACACTTATGGATGAATTAGACAAAATTATTTTAGCACAAAAGTCTAGAGGCTCAGAAATAAGTTCTGGAGGCGTCATAACAAGAATTAAAGCATTTATTCCATTGATGATTCCATTGTTTATTTCTGCCTTTCAAAGAGCAGAGGAATTAGCGATTGCTATGGAAGTAAGGGGATATGATGCACATGCAGAAAGAACGAGCTACAGACTCCTTCAGTGGCGTCTGAGAGATACATTGATATTGTTACTATTAATTCCTATATTGGGTGTATTATTGTTAATTAAATTTATGGGAGTGTAAATGATTGCGTATTTTAGTAGAAATTGAATATCAAGGTAACCAATTTTTAGGATTTCAAATTCAACAACAAGGTAGAACTGTACAACAACAATTTGAAAAAATACTAAAAAGAATGCATAAACGGCACATACGTATACATCCTTCTAGTCGTACTGATAGAGGTGTACACGCGTACCAACAATATTTTCATTTTGATACAGAATTACAAATTGAAAATAGCAAATGGCAATATGCAATGAATAGTGCCTTACCAGATGATATATATGTTAAATCTGTTAAACAAGTCGATGAAGATTTTCATTGTAGATATGATTGTGTAGGAAAACGGTATCGATATAAAGTTTATCAAGCTAAGCATCGCGATCCATTTCAAAGTGGATTGAAAACGTATATAGCAGATTCATTAGATTTAAATCAGATGAATGAAGCTGCCAAACTATTTATAGGTACCCACGACTTTACTGGATTCTGTTCACAAAAAACAGAAGTAGAGAGTAAGGTGAGGACCTTATACCAAAGTGAAATAGTTAAAACTGATGAAGGCTTTGATTATATCGTTACCGGATCAGGCTTTTTATATAATATGGTTCGTGTACTAGTTGCCTTTTTAATAGAAGTAGGAAAAGGTAAAAGAAGTCCAGAAGAAATCCCCCAATTACTAGAAGAGAAAAATAGGAATAAAATACCTTTTACAGCACCATCCGAAGGGCTATATTTAGAAAAAGTGTATTTATCAGATAAAGCACTAATTAAAGACTTTGGAGACCAAATTAAAATACATTATAAAAAATCATTACAAAATGATTGAATTGCATTGACAAAAGGCCTATGAAATTATAAGATTATTAACGGTATTGTTTTATATCCACCCCACGATAAGCCCCGGAATCTTATTGTGTTACAAGATATATAAGCAAAATAGAACAACAGTTAACAAAATAAATGAAATCTACGCTTTAAATCGTAACAATTTTTAAATCAAACCAAATAGAATATAGACATTACGGAAGTAACGATTGTTAATCAAGTTTGTCTAGAGTCTAAAACGAAGCATTTATTTTTAGGAGGACAATTATTATGCGTCAAACATTTATGGCAAATGAATCAAACATTGAGCGCAAATGGTATGTTATCGATGCTGAAGGCCAAACATTAGGTCGTTTATCATCAGAAGTAGCATCTATCTTACGCGGTAAAAATAAAGTAACTTATACACCACACGTTGATACAGGTGATTATGTAATCATTATCAACGCTTCAAAAATTCAATTCACTGGTAATAAAGAACAAGACAAAATGTATTACCGTCACTCAAATCACCCAGGTGGTTTAAAATCAATTTCTGCTGGTGAATTAAGAAGAACTAACCCAGAACGTTTACTTGAAACTTCAATTAAAGGTATGCTACCAAGCAGTCGTTTAGGCGAAAAACAAGGTAAAAAATTATTTGTATATGGTGGCGCTGAACATCCACACGCTGCACAACAACCAGAAAACTACGAGTTACGTGGTTAATTAGAAGGAGGAAATTACATTGGCACAAGTTGAATATAAAGGCACAGGCCGTCGTAAAAACTCAGTAGCACGTGTACGTTTAGTACCAGGTGAAGGTAACATCAAAGTTAACAACCGTGACGTACGTGACTACTTACCATTTGAATCATTAATCTTAGACTTAAACCAACCATTCGATGTTACTGAAACTAAAGGTAACTATGACGTTTTAGTTAACGTTCACGGTGGTGGATTCACAGGACAAGCAC
The DNA window shown above is from Staphylococcus sp. M0911 and carries:
- a CDS encoding energy-coupling factor transporter ATPase, translating into MSLNMNNVSYIYQPKTPYEFKALNNISLRFKQGHYYAIVGQTGSGKSTLIQHINALLKPTSGSIDFNEKHIDSKTKDKFLRPIRKHVGMVFQFPESQLFEDTVEKEIEFGPKNFNMNVQEVKNNAFDMLLELGFSRNVMSLSPFQMSGGQMRKLALVSILAMDPDIIVVDEPTAGLDPKSKHQVMTLLKKLQLEQHKTIILVTHDMNDVAKYAEEIIVMQKGEVQAIENPRTLFSQPDILKQWHITLPDVVCLQKDFETKYQTKLPSTALTEEEFAELYREWQNEK
- a CDS encoding energy-coupling factor transporter transmembrane component T, which codes for MKNKLIIGRYLPSNSFIHHLDPRSKLIFVFVFIIFIFLCHSFGTYAWLFILILLIVRMAKINFMFLIKGLTPIFVFLIFTFLMHVFFTKGGTILLHWHFISIESNGILEGVYISLRLIFIVMIATVMTLSTSPIDLTDAFEKLLTPLKWLKLPVHQLSMMMSIALRFIPTLMDELDKIILAQKSRGSEISSGGVITRIKAFIPLMIPLFISAFQRAEELAIAMEVRGYDAHAERTSYRLLQWRLRDTLILLLLIPILGVLLLIKFMGV
- the truA gene encoding tRNA pseudouridine(38-40) synthase TruA, which encodes MRILVEIEYQGNQFLGFQIQQQGRTVQQQFEKILKRMHKRHIRIHPSSRTDRGVHAYQQYFHFDTELQIENSKWQYAMNSALPDDIYVKSVKQVDEDFHCRYDCVGKRYRYKVYQAKHRDPFQSGLKTYIADSLDLNQMNEAAKLFIGTHDFTGFCSQKTEVESKVRTLYQSEIVKTDEGFDYIVTGSGFLYNMVRVLVAFLIEVGKGKRSPEEIPQLLEEKNRNKIPFTAPSEGLYLEKVYLSDKALIKDFGDQIKIHYKKSLQND
- the rplM gene encoding 50S ribosomal protein L13, translated to MRQTFMANESNIERKWYVIDAEGQTLGRLSSEVASILRGKNKVTYTPHVDTGDYVIIINASKIQFTGNKEQDKMYYRHSNHPGGLKSISAGELRRTNPERLLETSIKGMLPSSRLGEKQGKKLFVYGGAEHPHAAQQPENYELRG
- the rpsI gene encoding 30S ribosomal protein S9, translated to MAQVEYKGTGRRKNSVARVRLVPGEGNIKVNNRDVRDYLPFESLILDLNQPFDVTETKGNYDVLVNVHGGGFTGQAQAIRHGIARALLEADPEYRGSLKRAGLLTRDPRMKERKKPGLKKARRSPQFSKR